Proteins encoded by one window of Haematobia irritans isolate KBUSLIRL chromosome 2, ASM5000362v1, whole genome shotgun sequence:
- the LOC142224777 gene encoding uncharacterized protein LOC142224777: MNRINENEQEFWTTIQINLVWTQWTKCFGPARSNDNQTGGHLRYSIIYWMKLHWQLTVPNMEESAKYVRITCYPTIRIAMDAFDIKIDIDFAAIFKNTDSILNLHGDKMLKLYTFLQKKKQIKGREEQKLLETIQTNDIQNEITTSANNYLIVRKLKTKYALFFLQSKLRASRNVLKEIESNENAENVVPEDSYGPILQILRSDGITNEEFDIYWRKCALLRFQQIAKSKHNGEIYQQWPEYFFKSGINLINTDFSLKYPHAAHFKERWAQYSDKFAYVMRTKISQAHISNKLVNLTTLNTDSRDFSLLLYLHHLLPHQQRSKTDASGAKFRKRCTVVESQEVFAVVGASMEQIEAKFNVLKLQEKNIQPRLFMIGEINDVKSVSVYFDNNRYNFLSVLDAFDALFKIFFVFNFLKNLMYFTIFQVNSTFTF; encoded by the exons ATGAATCGAATAAACGAAAACGAGCAGGAATTCTGGACTACAATACAAATAAATCTGGTGTGGACACAATGGACCAAATGCTTTGGACCTGCTCGTTCAAACGATAACCAAACTGGTGGCCACTTGCGTTATTCTATAATATACTGGATGAAGCTACATTG GCAATTAACGGTACCAAATATGGAAGAGAGTGCAAAATATGTTCGTATAACGTGTTATCCTACTATTCGGATTGCAATGGATGCATTTGATATAAAG ATCGATATAGATTTTGCTGCAATCTTCAAAAATACCGACTCTATTCTCAACTTGCATGGagacaaaatgttgaaattgTATACTTTTTTGCAAAAGAAGAAGCAGATCAAAGGTCGTGAAGAACAAAAACTTCTGGAAACAATTCAAACCAATGATATTCAGAATG AAATTACAACGAGCGCTAATAACTATCTGATTGTACGGAAATTGAAAACCAAATATGCTCTATTTTTCCTTCAGAGCAAATT AAGGGCATCAAGAAACGttcttaaagaaattgaatCAAATGAAAATGCTGAAAACG ttgtacccGAGGATAGCTACGGACCCATTCTTCAAATTCTTCGAagtgatggtattacaaatgaagAATTCGATATTTATTGGCGAAAATGTGCGCTATTAcgatttcaacaaattgctAAATCCAAGCACAATGGCGAAATTTACCAACAGTGGCCGGAATACTTTTTTAAATCTGGTATTAATTTG ATTAATACAGATTTCTCACTAAAATATCCACATGCAGCACATTTCAAAGAAAGGTGGGCACAATATTCTGATAAATTCGCATACGTCATGAGGACCAAAATATCACAAGCgcacatttcaaataaattggttAATCTCACTACATTGAATACAG ACTCGAGAGACTTTTCGCTTTTGTTGTACCTTCATCATTTACTACCTCATCAACAGAGATCTAAAACAGATGCATCTGGTGCAAAATTCCGAAAACGATGCACAGTGGTTGAGTCGCAGGAGGTGTTTGCTGTTGTTGGGGCTTCAATGGAACAGATTGAAGCTAAATTTAACGTCCTCAAGTTGCAAGAGAAAAATATTCAGCCTAGATTGTTTATGATAGGTGAAATTAATGATGTTAAGTCAGTTTCAGTATATTTTGATAATAACAGATACAACTTTTTATCAGTACTTGATGCCTTTGATGCCTTATTTAAGATATTTTTCGTCTTCAATTTCCTGAAGAATCTGatgtattttacaatttttcaagtCAATTCAACTTTTACTTTTTAA